TTAGCCTAGCTAACCTAAGACATCGATGGACGAAATGGTCGGCGATCTTCCGAAAAAGATCGTAATAATGAAGATATATTTAACTGTGTGTGTATCATCTACGTATACCTCCTCTCGAATCCGATAAAGCTAGACGTAGTAGTTATCGAAATTCTCTATAGAAATTATTTACGCTTGATTTATcagtttttaaagatatgcTAGAAGAGTCAATGTATTTTGTATTCATATATTATAGGTATTGCGTTGTAATGTACgcgtaatttatttttacgcttgaaatttttttttcgaatttcgtgCGATTTGTAATATTATATGATTCTTCTATGTTGGATATGGCATAAGTTTATCGTCTGGCCTTTCAATTGATCTTATTAACGACCCAATTTGTAATTAGCTATAAATGTGTCGAAAATTATTGATGTCTCCATTTTTAGCGATAGATCATGATTTTTTCTTGATTATGTTAGTGATTATGATTTGCAGTCAGGTTTTATCAATTTAGAAACGTAagcggtatacatatatatctgACTATATATAGAAATCTAATTTCGTTAGTCgataaaatttgtaactttgttgtacgataaacagtttaaaaataaaattgttttcattcGTCAATGTTCTACCATTGGCCTCTAATAtcttttctcgctctgctACATTTTAGAAAATAGTCATAACGTTCCATTAACTAATATTTCACAAACATCTCCATTAATATCTCTTAAACTATAGTTTGGCCAACTTTGTGGAAGTCTTCAATGATTTAaagatacaaaaaataattgtagaTTTGTACGTATAGTTGAAAACGAATTACATTCGATCTTTTATTCTTCAAACTAAAGGCGGTATGatagtatgtatatatgtttaGGAACAACGACTAAAAATCAAGCGCATACTTGGTCTCATAATTTGGTCTTTAAAAATGTAGTCGCTAATTACAAATCTGATGGTTAATCAAGAAAGGAAATCGAATAGCCCATTAGTCAATGTTTCTTTCCTGACGTCAAAATATGTCGACTATGACTTTCTGCTAGTCGATAGCCTACGTAAAGGTTTTTCATTCTACAAATCTTTCACTCCAGAGAAACGCGATCGCACGAATTTTCGAAGCACATAGTGTGGATAGCAGAGAGATCATCATTTATAATCGAAACGAGAGAAGCTCACGCTTACATCttacgaaaacaaaaaattgtcGACCTTGCATTACTTTGCATTTAGAATTATGGAAGTACGAAATCACGTTTTGTTGCACACATAATTTTCCATTTACTATAGCCTATTCCTGTGAGAAGAAGTTTTGTTTTCGTAAGCATACTTTTCGTTTTATACATAATTGACAAAGCCtttcattattcatattttatataatacagaATATAATTTGCGCGACTGATTTTTTTTGGCTTTGCTAATACGCAGATGCTCGAAGTCAGCGTTTGGAAAACATTTACACGGATTCAAGTATATATAATACCATAATATAGGTTTGCgcgaattaaaatattgagaGATATAACAGCACCGAGAAAATTgcgtttaattattttgcaattGCGGATTCTCCAGCTTAAATCCTAATCTATAATTTGCTTAACATTATgtcacattaaaaatgtataaataactTTATGTTTTAAATATACTTTGATTGTACATATGATCGTAAAAATTGCTTACATCGATAATAAATATACGTAGCGAGCATATTATATAACTGGAATCTTAAAAGGgatataattacaaaaataattagcGGCTATTGACTCAGTGCTGTGGAAAAACATCAACGtttcattttactttataataatccaacgcctttttttcttaaatcgtttgtttttttttactttaataaggcagctatttaaaaatcttcGCGCGATCGTGATCCGTTTCCATGTAACGCGTGATCACCTCGACGCTGACTCGGACGACCATTGAAATCATAGTAAACTATAACATGCGGCTCCTTACATGCGCGGGTGCACCTAAAACGAGTGCACTTAAACAACTTATCTTATACAATTTATCACATCTTAAACGTCGTTATGTCGATATAAACCTATCGTTGTAAAACACATATTGTAAATCAGTCCCTCTTGACTAAAAACAccataaaagaaaattatcaaaaaactGGAAGTTCATACGAGTAAAATATGTAAAGTATTAACGAAATATTCGCACTATGAATGTTATGTTCTTTGGAAGTGTGTagtaatgtatatataaaaaaatgactGCAGTCCTCGCGAGTCGTCCAAGCCTGCGTCGAAGCATAATCGCCTGCTAACCGGAACAAGAAGAACAACAACAACTCTGACGCGTCTGTCGTttgcacacacgcacacacgcagtAGCATAACATCTCGTGCTCAGTGTCTCAGTCCATGTCGGGCATGGTTTCCGGCTTCTCGGTTGAGCCCATCCGCTGGCGAAGGTACTCGAACTTCTGACGCAGCAGAGAGCGCTTGAGAACGCCGTGTGCCCTGAGGCCCGCGACATCAGGCCGCGGGACATGCTGTTGCTACGCGGCCGCCTGTTTGTGACGCTTCCGGAGCTCGCGACGCGTCGCCGTACCGGTGCTTCCAGCCGTGGGATTAACCGATGCACCCGCGGCTGATCGGCTCTCGCAGTCGGCCGTTGGTACCGGTTTCAACTCCCTGAAAGAACAAGGCATACGCGGTTACAGCCGTCAGGTATGACTAGGTATGGGTCAGGTTTTGATGCGTGCTGTGCGCAAACCTGTAGTTTAGCAGCTCCTCGTCGTCGGGTACCCTGGATATGAGATCGAGAACTTCGTTGTTGGGCACCGTGTGAGGCCTGATGAGTTTCCGGGCGAACTTGTTGACGCCCCAGCCGAGTATCAAGTAGCGCACCGGGACGAGGTAGAGTACGACCATCGCGAGGATCGCCAGCAGCATCGCGAGATAGCTGAGGTAAGGAACGGTGAAGTTGAACAGGTTCTTCACCCTCTCGCAGAGGCTCGCTATGTAGCCGATCGAGTTTTGCACCGTCTGCGTCACTTCCTGTATTGCCTGCAGTCGCTCCTTCAGactctttttctcctcctgTGACGAATCACCAGAATCATAATCGACCCTTACTTTCGTACAAGGTTACAGTGCACTAGCTAACTTTGCATACCTTGTCTTtgtcttcgtcgtcgtcgtcgtcgtctccggGAGTCGGAGGACCGTCTTCCGAGGTGGGGTCCGTAGAATCTTGAACGTGAACGGTCATCTGGTGAGGAAGAGGAGCTCCGGTCAAAACTGCTACCTGTTCGCAAAGCAAGGATTCAAGCAAATTTATCGATCAacccgtctctttctctcgatttATGTATTCTCGAGCGATAACGTCGAGCTCCATTGTATTTTTAATCCAACCTTGTGCCTTGGAAAAGCGTCATGCAAAGAGATGTAATATATTACACAATGGAAGCAACGCGTTTTCCTTTATCATCGTGGGagagaaagtgagagagaagtACTAAGGACTGCTGCTTTGTTGTGTAAGTCATTGCGGTACGGGGAGTTAGTGCATAAGCTTTTTGTAAGCGTTAGAGTATAGAGGAGAAGGAAATGCGTATAGGTAATGCATCCTTACCACATAGTACTTGAATAGGATGAGGAAAGCAGCAGTCGGTATCATGTAGGGCTCAAAGTAATAGACTCCTACGACGAAGAGGACGAGGGCGATGATGCTGCGCATCTTGCTCTCCCACTCCCAGCAGCTCCTGCAATTCGGAGATGTCAGTTTAGTCGGTCGGAAAAATCAACAATAAGCGAGTCCACAAAGGGaaccgctgctactgctgcggtatacacgcgcgcgcgcagctcccATCTTCGTTTGCTTTCATGCTCCAATTATTTTCCATTGTGCAGCAGCTTACGCGCATTGTGCTCTGGCTTCGCGTGCAGCGTTTTGCTTTTGGAATATCattgtttttggaaaatctGGCTATGTAATAATTCAGATTACAGGTTCTTACTGTATGTATTTCCCCAAATCGATGAATATAACGATGATCGACTTGAGTCTGAGGACGTTCCTGAGGAAGACCTGCCTCTTGAACTTCATCTCGGGTTCCATGTACTTCTTCTCCTTGGGATTGAGCGTCCTTATGCAGGCCCGAAGGACGTTCCAGAGGACGGTGAGCTCGAGCAGGATCTGCGGGCTGTTGCCTTTGGCTCGACATCGCAGCTTCTTGTCTTTGAGCGCGTACCAGCGTTTCTCGCCGTTGCGAATCTTCAGGAGCGGTATCGCGACTTTCCCGAGGAACTCGACCTTGTGGTCCCGGTCCTCGTCGTACACCGTCACCTCCAGCACCGAGTTTATGTCCTTCACGTTGCTGAAAAAGTTTCATCGTCTCTTTAGTCAAAACTGTTTCGTCATCGCGCACTCGATTAAAATGCGTGATTCAGTTcggtacaaaaaaaaaacgagattaAACCGAGTGATTTATCAAAAGTATGCAACGTGAGAGAGATGCGATGACATTTACAAAGTGAAGATTTTCTGCCAGTTCGGTGTCAAAGTCTTGTATTCCGTCTGAGTCTGCAGCCTCGAGTTGACAAGTTCGAGAACGCAGAAAGGATCGCTCTTACCACCCAAGTCGGCTGCGGCGAGGCCTTGCGCTCGGTAAACCTGGAAGAATTATAATTAGCGATATTGCACAAAGTTGTGTGTCGGGAGTTAATTTTCGGAACCGCGgaagctttttttctttctttttttaccaCCGTTACATAAAACGGTAAGGTATAGCTGAAAATCGTTACGACGGACTAGAGCTGCGTATAATAATAGTCCTGATGCGAACACGAGTCTGTAATAAAAATTCCACAAGAGACTGGGAATCACACGCGAGAATATGGAAATACCATCCTTAGCATATTTATCATCGGCATCGGCAGACAAAGAAATTCcaacagacagacagacatgCCGCTTCCGCATACTAGGAAGCCCCTCAACCGACCAAAGTCCCTTCCACCCTTCGCAGCACAAACGACAGCACAGAGACACTACACAATACCTTGACCGTCAGGTGGCCAACGTCCCGTGGCCTCTGCAACGTGTTAGCCAGCGCGTACTTCTGCATCATCCGAGCCCTCTCCTGAGGCGTCTCCTCGTGCGCAGCCAAGTCGCTGATGGTCTCGCTCGCGGTAGTCCCACTGATGGTGAGCAGCAGGAAGATGTTACCAGCGCCGTCTTCGAGGTCCCGCCACAGCCGGTGCGTCGTCTCCCTCTCAAGGGTCGCCAGGTCGATGACCGCTCGACCCATCAGGTCGTCCTGGTGACTCCTGTCCCTGTCCCAGACGGTCACCTCCAACTCCTGGCCCAGGTATGGATCCTCGTAGAGGTGCAGGTCGAACTGCTCCAGCCAGACCGGGTTCAGGGTCTTGTTCGCCACCTTTGATTTGTACTTCTCGGTGCCCAGGCTGCGAAGAAGTGTTTTATGAAGAAATTTCGGAGGCTTTAAATCACCCTCGCTCTATGTAGAGTATATGCATGCGCTTTACGAGCGAACTTTATgagcattaaaaaataaatcttgcGGGTCGCGCACACATCATTTCTGTGTGTAATACTGTGTGGATATaagaataatatataaaacgCGCATAACTTAATGTCGCGCTtgggagagaaaaatatgCAGTAAGAGGGAACGGGAATATTTTATCTTACCGGAACTTGACGTAAGGATCCGAGAGACCGTCGATATCCATTGGCAGTAGGTTCTTCGCCTCGACGAGGACTATTGTTACAACCGAACTCCATATCTGAGACTTTAGCTTCCGATTCACGTCCGCCAGTCGACTGCTCCTTTGGAAGTACTGCAATGAATACGACGCGTGTGTAAAGTTTAGTTCGAGTAAGCTTAACACTCGATGTACACTCGATGAGGAAAAAACTTTgattatatattttgaattttaaactGTTAGCGCACCGCGCATAAACTTCTCATTCGCAACAACGATTAATGTACCCTGTGAATATCCTCCATCCTATCCTTGAAATTCCCCTTGATCTTATCGAAGAAGTCGGGAGAGTCGGGTCGAGCATCGATAACCTCGACTGCTGCATTAATAGCAGCTGTAGGTGTCATCTTGGATGACTGCAACGAGCTCGTCGAGCCTTTGAGATTCTTCGGTAGTCCATCTAATCGCGCCTCGGATTTTTCGCTCTTCACGTCGTGCAGTAGAATCGGAGAGCCCTTGGGGAGAGCAGAGTTTGCTTCGTAACTTTCgcgtttactttttttttctcgaggaAATAAGTGCTGCCTCTTCGTGCGTTTTCTTTTTGCTTGTATTTCGTCGTTCGAGAAAAATGTGGTTCTCCGCGGCTTTAGTCAAGGTTTGCTGCTAAATGACTCGTTTTCTTTCTCCTGAGAACCGCAGTTTTGCATTTCCACTATACACCGATGTGCAAATTCAAAACCGTGACGACGCTGTATCGCCGTGTAATAAATTCGCGCATCGCCCAGTTAAACGCGTTCAATTACAGATAGTACACGAAATGGAGCACCTTAACTGCGTACGACGTATTAATCGGAGCCAGCACACGGTATAATATATAAGTAGCATATCACTGCGCGATCATCAAATTTCATGGCAATTACTCCGGTGCATATTGTCGCCGTGTGTGTTACGTGTGCATGCGCGATGACCCAGTAAACGGCGCACTATTTCCTGTCATTGTCGACataattcattatttatcTGACCTTTTTACGCGTTAACGGAGAGCCGACTCTCGCAATTATACAACGGCAGCGCGCGTGCGCCGAATCgcgaaaaaacaaattaatttgcGAAACAGAAATTCAATACAACTCCGCGGAGATTATATATTGCTTTTGTTTACCcaagtgagagagacagagataaTCTTAAAGCGCTATAATAGTTTCCGCGAGTTCGATGGATAAACAGAGCCGAGTGAATCaatatataagtttaattttaGCGCATCCGCACTCGATTCCTCCATCGAAATACAAGCACACGCAGTCACGGAGGCAGCAAGCAAATCTCTCACTTCTCTCGTCGCGTCCGTCTTCCTCGGCGACGTACTGATCTCGCTATCAGAACTGTAACCCCTGCCGTGATTCTCCTCGATGGCTTTGAGCCTAGCCTTGTGCCTCTCCATGATCCAGGTCTCGATGGGCTGGAGCCAGGGCCGCTTTTCCATACACTCCTCCCAGACCTTCTCGGCCCTCGCCTCCACGAGCTTTTCCACAAGCTCGACCCTTCGTTCGACCCGCAGCTTCAACGCCGCCATCGTCAGTTTATCCCGCGTTCGCGGCGGACGTTTGACCGGCTCCTCGACGGTCGGAGACATTTTGGCAGGTGCGGCTTGGCTCAGCTTGTCGGTCAAGGCCGCGTATTGTTCCAGGAGCTCCGGGTGTTGGCGCAGGCCTTCGGCCAGACGTTCCAGGACGCGCTCCGACGTCAGGGACAGCTTGCGAGCTTCGTCGGAGGAGGTCGACGGTGGTGGGCCATTCTCGGGGCTCGTCCTTTTTTGAGGAGAGTGAGTGAGTACTTTTCGATGATTCGTTCTCGTGGGCAGAGGAGAGCGTTAGATCTGACCGACGATGACATAAGCGCGCTACGGACTTGCGACGTTGCACaagctttgtttttttttatcgcagCTCACCGTTACACGGCAGCGTGTAATTATTGAGAAACTTCTCTTATACTTTGTATCTCGAGTTTTCGTCGCTGCATTATTATTAGAAAATTCTCTGCCTTTTTCTCAAGCGCTAATGGGTCGTCGGAGTAATTACTCTAAAAAGAGTCATTATCGCTTTAGTCGCAGCGGTGTAAAGTATCCAACGCGACGACAAGGTACGTATAAGAaaagaaagtgaaaaaaactttGCGGACATAAGACGTCTCGTTAAACAATGCGACATTGAGTAAAGAATTCTCTGTGAGGTCGGATTTTATTTCTCGGTACACACCGCGAGCAAACTGCGCGACCGACTTaaccaaataaaaattacgtaCCGCTTTCGTTTTTTACGAGCGAGTTTTATGATCTCTAGCGAATTtgataaaacgagaattttaaaatcaaacgATAACACTGCCACATCGTTCACCCacgagtgaaaaaaaatcacgcaACTCTTCCAGACAACTCACTCATCCCGATCGTCATCTCGACGCTTTTCCTCTTCCTTTGCTTCCTTCGCTTCCTGCATTTCTCGGCATTTCGACTCCAGAAAGCTCTCCGTCATCAAGCCCCAGCACTATCGCACTCACATACGAATACGCGCGGCCGCTCGTCGACCTTGAGCgcgggaaaattaaaaaaagaacaatataCGCGCCGCCGGCGAAATATTCGGAGGCTGCTGCTAATTGGTCActcgaatgcgagcgatcgaTGCGAATGTAAAAAAAACGCGTTATGTAAACTCCGATTTTAACTTCCGTCAAGCGATTCGATCAACGATATATCACAGTATAGCCGAGAATTGAATCATCTAGTAACGCGTTAATTTATCAGTATAGTGCCCGCATCACAGCTGACGACGTCCGCAGTATAATAAACAGTAGAGGCGCACACAAACACGTGTCTAAACTCACGGAGAGCGGAATAGCCGGCGCGCGACGGATCTAAATATAGAAATTACACGTACACACGCCGACGCGATTAGACTTGCGCTCGAGCCCAAAGACTCGGCATCACTGAAGCCGACGTTCGATTCCGCTTGGCTAAATTTTATCCTAAGCCGTCGAGCCGCTGCAGCGACGTTGTTTCGCCTGCCCCTTCTCTCTCAGACCTACTCGGctgtaagagagagagagagagagagagagagagagagagagagagagagagagagagagaaagagagagagaggagttgGGTAAACACTAACacttatatacacacagcgacAGGTTCATCGCACACTTGTTCGCGGTATGTATACGCAGAGCGTCGAGAGCGCTCTTTATGTCGAAGAGGGAGATTATAGTTCACGATTTTCGCGGATTTTCATCGGTTTGGCCGAGAGTACCTGGTTTATTTATAAGCGCGTGGGTGATTGATTCGGGCGTGTCCGTCGGCTACTCGAAGCGTGAATTAGGGGTATTTGATTGTAGCTCGACGGAGTGACATTGAGGACAATGTTATTGTGTGTGCGGCTTTTCGACGTGCAGTGTGTTTTCAAGGAAAGTCCCGAGAGTTGATGTATTCCGCTGATGAATGACGCGATAGTGCACACGTGCTTCTGGTAATACACGGTCTGTAAGTGGCACTCATTATGAAAAATGATGCCGGAATTTATTAGTAATGATGCCATCAGCGTGAAATACATTCGTTTGGACTGAATTACCTTATCATCAGTTCTTCGTTTGTTCTAGTTTTCAAGATTCCGCGTAAGCGATTCGATCACACAAACCCATGTCTCTCGCAATAAAGCCCGACTAATTGCGCGTTATGCCAACATATCCCAACATCCATTAATATAACCCTTATCTCGGCGCACAGACAAGAAACGACTTTGTATATATAACGTACGGGTGTAcacagaaaagaaaagaatccGGTCTGGCTTATCGCTAACCGCACTGATATAAGCTCGCGGGAAACAAAGGTTACACAATAAACTCACGCACGCGACACATCGATCTCCTCTACAATATACACTCGTCTCTTCAATTAGAGCCGCTTAACGTCGCGTTTGCGCAACTGTTGTCGCCCGTACGTGTGCAGTAAGCTCTAACTCTTCAATATGCACAGAATCCAAATCGGTTGTCTCGTAAAATCGCTCGGCTGCATAGCGGCGCCTAAAAAGCTCGTAAATTATTCCCCCGGTTGAATGAAAGTTGCCTCGTATAACGTATACACAGAGGCTACGATTATGCTTATACCTGTCTTGGATGTGTAAATAAACTGTTTTATTATAAGGAGAAGCTTGTGTTTTTTTTGTCGCGTGAGTCACCGAATAAAATGGTTATAATGAGATGCTAATATAGACGGAGTTTACTTCCaaagcagttttttttttttctaaagcgAGCGCTTCCGTTGATACGAGTCCGGTGCATTGGAAAATTTCGTATTGTAATTTTCTGCCTGATTATTTTTCCGTGGAAATATACGACGGCTGCGCGGTCGGTTTCGTGCAAAAAGAGCGTTCTTTTTCCAGTCGCGGGGCTGAACACGCGAATATAGCTCGTGTATACGcgatgtttgaaaaaaatcgttgACCGCTGAACTCGTGGTTTTTCGTACATACCGTATCAAGAGTGCATGTGCGaaattatatgtataaaacGCGCATAAGGGAACTTTCAGCACAGAAAGAACGACTTTATTTAAAGCTCGACAATGGTCTCTCGAGAAATTTTATTCGAGAAAAGCTCGGAAAAGCTCCAAACTCGAGAATACAAtcgttattgttattaaagcAGCATAGGATCTTTTCTATTTAACGGCAGTGTTATGACGGCCCAACTAATTCAACAAATGCGCGCAGATTAGCAGCGCATATTTCAGAGCGAAGCCGGAGCTTTCGGCGCAGCTTGCGGGATATAATAAAtcaccgcgcgcgcggtggCCCTAAAAATACAAGGACCACACACAGATGCGCGAGGAAACGTCGAATTCGGAAAAAGGCCAAAAGCACGTACACACACCTATAACTCGGCCAATTCTCATCTTCAATTCGCTTACGTGTCTCTTTCCGCGTTCGCTCGTAAAGGACGTCGCGTCATTAACTCGAGCGTCGGATCTGCTCACACATACGCGGCTGGAATATAAAGCCGAGAAGCGCCTAATGCGTTTTACGGCCACCTCGTTAACGGCGAGAATGTGTCGCGCACCGGGTTATTGACGCGGAGATATAAAGTTGAATTCAATCACGGTAAAGAAGTTTACGCTCTCGTGAAAGAATGTTCATGTATAGAAGCGAGAGAACAATAAACGATAGCGTTTCTCCGTGGATTATATGATGGAATTAAACTTCCAGCTATATCTCTCGCGGCTTTGTTAATTTTCTTCGATGCGATACTTCACAGTCTCTTGAGTTTCCAGGAAAAGCATCTTGCGCAGGCTTTTTTATATAGCCAGCATTTTGGAACAAGTCCACTGGGATAACTCGCCTTGCGCGTTTGCGTAGCTTCTTTAGTTTACACTAATTTCGCAAATCGAATGTCCACTTGGCGAGTCGGTTCTTCTTCACTTTTTTAGACCTATACACGCTGCAGGGCGTATTTATCTTCGTTTTCATTAAGCGCATCACTCTGCGCGATAAGACATGTATTGTATTCGGGCTGTATGGCAATAGTGGAGATTTTCCTTCGATGCTATGGAAactatattataacacttctGGGTCATCTCGATTTTccataaaatataattcaCTTATTAACGATCCCGGAATTAAGGTCAcctgcgcgag
The sequence above is a segment of the Nasonia vitripennis strain AsymCx chromosome 3, Nvit_psr_1.1, whole genome shotgun sequence genome. Coding sequences within it:
- the LOC100119358 gene encoding multiple C2 and transmembrane domain-containing protein isoform X3, whose protein sequence is MTESFLESKCREMQEAKEAKEEEKRRDDDRDETSPENGPPPSTSSDEARKLSLTSERVLERLAEGLRQHPELLEQYAALTDKLSQAAPAKMSPTVEEPVKRPPRTRDKLTMAALKLRVERRVELVEKLVEARAEKVWEECMEKRPWLQPIETWIMERHKARLKAIEENHGRGYSSDSEISTSPRKTDATREGSPILLHDVKSEKSEARLDGLPKNLKGSTSSLQSSKMTPTAAINAAVEVIDARPDSPDFFDKIKGNFKDRMEDIHRYFQRSSRLADVNRKLKSQIWSSVVTIVLVEAKNLLPMDIDGLSDPYVKFRLGTEKYKSKVANKTLNPVWLEQFDLHLYEDPYLGQELEVTVWDRDRSHQDDLMGRAVIDLATLERETTHRLWRDLEDGAGNIFLLLTISGTTASETISDLAAHEETPQERARMMQKYALANTLQRPRDVGHLTVKVYRAQGLAAADLGGKSDPFCVLELVNSRLQTQTEYKTLTPNWQKIFTFNVKDINSVLEVTVYDEDRDHKVEFLGKVAIPLLKIRNGEKRWYALKDKKLRCRAKGNSPQILLELTVLWNVLRACIRTLNPKEKKYMEPEMKFKRQVFLRNVLRLKSIIVIFIDLGKYIQSCWEWESKMRSIIALVLFVVGVYYFEPYMIPTAAFLILFKYYVVAVLTGAPLPHQMTVHVQDSTDPTSEDGPPTPGDDDDDDEDKDKEEKKSLKERLQAIQEVTQTVQNSIGYIASLCERVKNLFNFTVPYLSYLAMLLAILAMVVLYLVPVRYLILGWGVNKFARKLIRPHTVPNNEVLDLISRVPDDEELLNYRELKPVPTADCESRSAAGASVNPTAGSTGTATRRELRKRHKQAAA
- the LOC100119358 gene encoding multiple C2 and transmembrane domain-containing protein isoform X2 — its product is MSKSVELLASSEDAEPAHEENRTDDRSRLNLNGSRQLSRSATELRESPKGGESSSAGRSPEHRRARTGDSGVIHRLRHQHRHVSVAQRTHEFFATLKSRWVRSRSKERKKSKDAGLLLDSHGKAQESDYAADYSSEHSRSSSATQSPARHYLNHPESPLARTNRADKVVQLQDDSSGRCSDGSPKAQRPSPAASPAGVSGGSEAQNEDDAGGKSDGGGVPTGILQDESARRRELALRQHAFFQLRLHIRRGANLVAMDRCGASDPYVKIKCSGRLLHKSRTVHRELNPVWDESVTLPIEDPFQPLNFKVFDYDWGLQDDFMGAALLDLTQLDLGHPQDFTLELKDPARPRQHLGEIFISATLWPRNQQEKEQYFQRSSRLADVNRKLKSQIWSSVVTIVLVEAKNLLPMDIDGLSDPYVKFRLGTEKYKSKVANKTLNPVWLEQFDLHLYEDPYLGQELEVTVWDRDRSHQDDLMGRAVIDLATLERETTHRLWRDLEDGAGNIFLLLTISGTTASETISDLAAHEETPQERARMMQKYALANTLQRPRDVGHLTVKVYRAQGLAAADLGGKSDPFCVLELVNSRLQTQTEYKTLTPNWQKIFTFNVKDINSVLEVTVYDEDRDHKVEFLGKVAIPLLKIRNGEKRWYALKDKKLRCRAKGNSPQILLELTVLWNVLRACIRTLNPKEKKYMEPEMKFKRQVFLRNVLRLKSIIVIFIDLGKYIQSCWEWESKMRSIIALVLFVVGVYYFEPYMIPTAAFLILFKYYVMTVHVQDSTDPTSEDGPPTPGDDDDDDEDKDKEEKKSLKERLQAIQEVTQTVQNSIGYIASLCERVKNLFNFTVPYLSYLAMLLAILAMVVLYLVPVRYLILGWGVNKFARKLIRPHTVPNNEVLDLISRVPDDEELLNYRELKPVPTADCESRSAAGASVNPTAGSTGTATRRELRKRHKQAAA
- the LOC100119358 gene encoding multiple C2 and transmembrane domain-containing protein isoform X1; this encodes MSKSVELLASSEDAEPAHEENRTDDRSRLNLNGSRQLSRSATELRESPKGGESSSAGRSPEHRRARTGDSGVIHRLRHQHRHVSVAQRTHEFFATLKSRWVRSRSKERKKSKDAGLLLDSHGKAQESDYAADYSSEHSRSSSATQSPARHYLNHPESPLARTNRADKVVQLQDDSSGRCSDGSPKAQRPSPAASPAGVSGGSEAQNEDDAGGKSDGGGVPTGILQDESARRRELALRQHAFFQLRLHIRRGANLVAMDRCGASDPYVKIKCSGRLLHKSRTVHRELNPVWDESVTLPIEDPFQPLNFKVFDYDWGLQDDFMGAALLDLTQLDLGHPQDFTLELKDPARPRQHLGEIFISATLWPRNQQEKEQYFQRSSRLADVNRKLKSQIWSSVVTIVLVEAKNLLPMDIDGLSDPYVKFRLGTEKYKSKVANKTLNPVWLEQFDLHLYEDPYLGQELEVTVWDRDRSHQDDLMGRAVIDLATLERETTHRLWRDLEDGAGNIFLLLTISGTTASETISDLAAHEETPQERARMMQKYALANTLQRPRDVGHLTVKVYRAQGLAAADLGGKSDPFCVLELVNSRLQTQTEYKTLTPNWQKIFTFNVKDINSVLEVTVYDEDRDHKVEFLGKVAIPLLKIRNGEKRWYALKDKKLRCRAKGNSPQILLELTVLWNVLRACIRTLNPKEKKYMEPEMKFKRQVFLRNVLRLKSIIVIFIDLGKYIQSCWEWESKMRSIIALVLFVVGVYYFEPYMIPTAAFLILFKYYVVAVLTGAPLPHQMTVHVQDSTDPTSEDGPPTPGDDDDDDEDKDKEEKKSLKERLQAIQEVTQTVQNSIGYIASLCERVKNLFNFTVPYLSYLAMLLAILAMVVLYLVPVRYLILGWGVNKFARKLIRPHTVPNNEVLDLISRVPDDEELLNYRELKPVPTADCESRSAAGASVNPTAGSTGTATRRELRKRHKQAAA